The following coding sequences lie in one Alicyclobacillus curvatus genomic window:
- a CDS encoding extracellular solute-binding protein: MKRQIGVVAVGIVASSLLLAGCGQGSGSGAQSNNANNSQNSLSANLTLWDIQTGQVQQMVKDQTTAFNKANPNITVTPEFFQNNPYKNKLRIALGAGNPPDIFYNWGGGPLQTYVNNGDVLNLTPYLNADPAWKNRFLSSSFGLATVNGKIYGIPVFGLGAEILYYNKPMFKQYNLTPPKTFDELLADVKVLHSKGVIPIALAGESQWPEMEYVQYLTDRLGGPNVLKNIIAKKPNAWSDPAIIKALQMCQELVQAGAFEPGYSSVNASSQQTEALLYGNRAAMEVQGNWIYSTIEQNDPSFIQKGDLGFLPFPGTGGSYDQNVLGAPGAYYSVSSKTKNPTAAVTYLKKAVQNSAEIKDEINNLGFIPAVHGATPLLQKSPNAKFEVWLHGLFATAPDVQDYWDQYLSPTEAKVLLDNISNVFLLKETPQQFADAMNKQMMQG, encoded by the coding sequence TTGAAAAGGCAAATTGGCGTTGTGGCTGTTGGCATAGTGGCGAGCAGTCTCTTATTGGCTGGGTGCGGACAAGGCAGCGGTTCTGGTGCACAGAGCAACAACGCAAACAATTCACAGAATAGTTTGTCAGCAAATCTTACCTTGTGGGATATTCAGACCGGACAAGTGCAACAAATGGTAAAGGATCAAACGACCGCATTTAACAAGGCAAATCCCAACATCACGGTAACTCCGGAGTTCTTTCAAAACAATCCATATAAAAACAAACTTAGAATTGCTCTCGGCGCCGGAAATCCACCGGACATCTTTTACAACTGGGGTGGTGGACCGCTTCAGACGTATGTAAATAATGGCGACGTACTCAATCTGACCCCCTACTTGAACGCAGACCCTGCGTGGAAGAATCGGTTTCTCTCGTCGTCCTTTGGATTGGCCACGGTGAATGGGAAGATTTACGGCATACCTGTGTTCGGACTCGGAGCCGAAATCCTCTATTACAACAAACCGATGTTTAAACAATACAATTTGACACCTCCAAAGACGTTTGATGAACTCTTGGCAGATGTGAAAGTGTTGCATTCCAAAGGTGTTATCCCCATCGCACTAGCCGGAGAGAGTCAATGGCCGGAAATGGAATACGTACAGTATTTGACGGACAGACTGGGTGGCCCTAATGTTTTGAAAAATATCATTGCCAAAAAACCAAACGCATGGTCAGACCCCGCCATCATCAAGGCCCTGCAGATGTGTCAGGAGCTCGTACAGGCCGGAGCGTTTGAGCCTGGGTATTCCTCGGTGAACGCTTCATCTCAACAGACCGAGGCGTTGTTGTACGGAAACAGAGCCGCCATGGAGGTTCAAGGGAACTGGATTTACAGCACGATTGAACAAAATGACCCGTCCTTCATTCAAAAAGGCGATCTCGGTTTTCTCCCCTTCCCAGGTACCGGAGGTAGCTACGACCAAAACGTCCTTGGCGCCCCTGGCGCATACTACTCCGTGTCTTCGAAAACAAAGAATCCCACTGCCGCTGTGACGTATCTGAAAAAGGCGGTCCAGAATTCCGCTGAAATCAAGGACGAAATAAACAATTTGGGATTCATACCGGCTGTGCACGGCGCCACCCCGCTGTTGCAAAAATCACCGAACGCCAAGTTCGAAGTGTGGTTGCATGGATTGTTCGCCACTGCTCCGGATGTCCAAGACTATTGGGATCAATATCTGTCCCCGACGGAAGCCAAAGTCCTTCTGGACAATATTTCGAATGTATTTCTTTTAAAAGAAACCCCGCAACAGTTTGCGGACGCCATGAACAAACAGATGATGCAGGGTTAG